A part of Papilio machaon chromosome 11, ilPapMach1.1, whole genome shotgun sequence genomic DNA contains:
- the LOC106714007 gene encoding uncharacterized protein DDB_G0283357, which produces MRFLLVIAAFTALALAKPEFYKEKEDFQYSRSSSDEGSKSGFYGAQRGNMGGNYEKAHNMDGLAQHQMSGLVRTVEGELGDGYKMRTGSVYSAANSRGIYGSGHYDLSNLQGRNFEETESFDNSNSSMMSQSAAFENSRSNGGAYGSSNRAHSSGYRGYQASDQSQQLMQTDNLQSADHLQSVHGYDYGSEAAHLSTSGFQSHHGYDLSASNLDRTGAYGSNTRSRILTAAPVRVIVRPGIRRTVPLTAQVYDADHTDTSFNLEHSNSNRDAEILNTDGQQVSYRPSNAPKHYESSYSYHKEWEKHNTQPINVPGAIPTVNPFPAQSETRGDLNEEKNLENIQHNSNTYNSQASNTAFATNAQSLSQARYQAGYNRKHSSSSSLAENTNGYGTDRRSASLTGSSLVASNDNEYNTGSSSSLLASNANGYKTSSNSLLNANTNGYNKASHGTNSEERIASATGSGNLVQLLSSKPKSYQSSYSYHKSWERQGDPYIIKPAGSGTFDGQESQKLTAASASQGAYSSHHYGSQYKQAHHSFSQNGFDSDCDEEGHVRVARSSDSRYKPELQAYQNMYQGQEEYGQQTQSRLENLEELGQQTQNQWDNLQSFGQQEQSNWENSQNLGQQIQSQWDNLQDLGQQPEHQWDNLQNLGQQTEEKFDKLEDLDQQPQSQWDNIVSQETDQKFDTLHTMGQQSQNQWDNMPEIGHLTQGKLNKLEDFGQQTQTQWDKIESFDQQPQNKLDKVEDLGQQQQANWGSTQQQNRSWQKLEDLSQHTQSDLEQQIQDHDEQQPTMVFDGKEFGQQESLPSNVFDLNKTQDSQLTDNKHYSGSNLSQNEDKDSVRGPWNNVMLHLGGFQQENSNSDLNNQDSTVTSNKNFDRHDESQNSEMYEFGSPKIFHSQQTQNTWNIKEEDLVQQKPFEQNENLGLNNANWHNLNHIQTRTEKSSYTTEKYTHPLGGSREKIYSENTEPNKDFHSQDEQSSSLLGSLWDKIDGIAKETLQDIDDNDDSQKPNKVDSADWSQQESKPSSSHNTPKPLNPQLNTNLLKPIVRPNQDKNERPIDIGRGDIGPEDSDLTSVIPQSNKPNKTPNEIDSLSLTRNLNVQSADSNSDKNKFNMLNYKELKIVQDLLKKIESEDSDEIVTTTSTTISPIPTISTNIDESILADLNENEEKLVQAINNKFIFNQNKKRISTPFTPTRDIYKEQSRNKEEFEHNTHNNPMSYHNDYYQTNINKELDQKNADYEPEEQQNMQQHFEDFQQTQELQNPSQLENFEQQHQSDWNSENNLAQSLDQQLLHLGEVSRKFNEKQINEEIKEIEATQQIKINDLTPPEPETETQKQGFWQSVNNKLTNAKKKVMSWFS; this is translated from the exons ATGAGATTTTTGCTTGTCATTGCCGCTTTTACGGCTTTGGCCTTAGCAAAGCCAGAATTTTACAAGGAAAAAGAGGATTTCCAATACTCCAGAAGCTCTTCAGATGAAGGCAGTAAGTCCGGTTTCTATGGGGCTCAAAGAGGCAATATGGGAGGCAACTATGAAAAGGCGCACAACATGGATGGCTTAGCACAGCACCAAATGAGCGGACTCGTGCGCACCGTCGAAGGTGAATTGGGAGACGGGTATAAAATGAGGACCGGCAGCGTGTACAGCGCTGCAAACTCTAGGGGAATCTACGGCTCGGGCCACTACGACTTAAGTAATCTCCAAGGAAGAAATTTCGAGGAGACCGAATCATTTGATAATTCGAATTCTTCAATGATGTCACAGAGTGCTGCATTCGAAAATTCTAGATCAAACGGTGGCGCGTACGGCAGTAGCAACCGCGCCCATAGTTCAGGATACAGAGGATATCAAGCCAGCGATCAATCTCAACAATTAATGCAAACGGATaatttgcaatctgcagatcaTTTGCAGAGCGTCCATGGGTACGATTATGGAAGTGAAGCTGCCCATCTTTCAACCTCAGGCTTTCAGAGCCACCACGGTTACGATCTAAGTGCTTCTAATTTAGATCGCACAGGTGCGTATGGAAGCAATACGCGAAGCCGTATCCTAACTGCCGCTCCTGTAAGAGTTATCGTCAGACCCGGAATCAGAAGGACCGTGCCGCTCACTGCTCAAGTCTACGATGCTGACCACACCGATACCTCTTTTAACCTTGAGCACAGTAACAGTAATAGAGATGCGGAAATATTGAATACCGATGGACAACAAGTAAGCTACAGGCCCTCAAATGCCCCTAAACATTATGAGTCCTCGTACAGTTACCACAAGGAATGGGAGAAACATAATACTCAGCCAATCAATGTCCCTGGTGCCATACCTACAGTAAATCCTTTTCCTGCACAAAGTGAAACACGCGGAGActtaaatgaagaaaaaaatttagaaaatattcaacaCAATTCAAATACCTACAATTCACAAGCGAGTAACACAGCATTTGCGACCAATGCTCAGTCATTAAGTCAGGCTAGATATCAAGCAGGTTATAACAGGAAACACAGCTCCAGTTCTTCATTGGCAGAAAACACAAATGGTTATGGCACTGATAGACGCAGTGCTTCTTTGACTGGTAGTTCTTTAGTAGCTTCAAATGATAATGAATACAATACAGGCAGCAGTAGTTCATTGTTAGCCTCTAATGCAAATGGATACAAAACAAGTAGCAATTCTCTATTAAACGCGAATACAAATGGATATAACAAAGCTTCCCACGGAACCAATTCTGAAGAACGCATTGCCAGTGCTACTGGTTCAGGAAATCTTGTGCAATTACTGAGTTCCAAACCAAAAAGTTACCAATCTTCGTATTCGTATCATAAGTCTTGGGAAAGACAAGGCGACCCTTATATCATAAAACCAGCTGGAAGTGGTACGTTTGATGGCCAGGAATCTCAGAAATTAACTGCCGCTTCAGCCAGCCAAGGAGCATATTCATCACATCATTATGGATCCCAATATAAACAAGCACATCATAGCTTTTCACAAAATGGATTCGATAGTGATTGTGACGAAGAAGGTCACGTACGCGTAGCTCGTTCCTCCGACTCGCGGTATAAACCTGAGCTTCAAGCTTACCAAAATATGTACCAAGGTCAAGAGGAATATGGACAGCAAACACAGAGCCGTTTGGAAAATTTAGAAGAATTGGGGCAGCAAACACAAAATCAATGGGACAACCTACAAAGCTTTGGACAACAAGAACAGAGTAATTGGGAGAATTCACAAAACTTAGGACAACAAATTCAAAGCCAGTGGGATAATTTACAAGATTTAGGGCAACAACCTGAACATCAATGGGataatttgcaaaatttaGGACAACAAACCGAGGAAAAGTTTGATAAGCTCGAAGATTTAGATCAACAGCCTCAAAGTCAATGGGATAATATCGTAAGTCAAGAAACAGATCAAAAATTTGATACTTTACATACTATGGGTCAACAAAGTCAAAACCAATGGGATAATATGCCAGAAATAGGTCATTTGACCcaaggaaaattaaataagctaGAAGATTTTGGACAACAAACTCAAACACAATGGGACAAAATAGAAAGTTTTGATCAGCAAccacaaaataaattagataaagtAGAAGACCTCGGACAACAGCAACAAGCAAATTGGGGAAGCACGCAACAGCAGAATCGCAGTTGGCAAAAACTGGAAGACCTCAGTCAACATACGCAAA gcGATCTGGAACAACAAATACAGGATCATGATGAACAACAACCTACAATGGTTTTTGATGGCAAAGAATTTGGTCAACAAGAAAGTCTACCATCGAATGTTTTTGATCTGAATAAGACTCAAGATTCTCAATTAACAGACAACAAGCATTACAGTGGAAGTAATTTATCACAAAACGAAGATAAAGATTCAGTTAGAGGTCCTTGGAATAATGTAATGCTTCATTTGGGAGGTTTTCAGCAAGAAAACTCTAATTCCGATTTAAATAACCAGGACTCAACAGTTActtctaacaaaaattttgacagACATGATGAATCCCAAAATTCGGAAATGTATGAATTTGGGTCTCccaaaatatttcatagtcAGCAAACACAAAATACTTGGAACATAAAGGAAGAAGATTTAGTACAACAGAAACCGTttgaacaaaatgaaaatttaggTTTGAATAACGCTAACTGGCATAATCTTAATCATATACAGACACGAACAGAAAAAAGCTCATATACAActgaaaaatatacacatcCATTAGGTGGTAGCAGGGAAAAAATTTATAGTGAAAATACTGAGCCCAATAAAGACTTTCATTCACAAGATGAACAAAGTTCTTCACTGTTAGGCAGTCTTTGGGATAAAATTGATGGTATAGCCAAAGAGACACTTCAAGACATCGATGACAATGATGATAGCCAAAAGCCAAATAAAGTAGATTCAGCAGACTGGTCACAACAAGAAAGTAAACCAAGTTCGTCGCACAACACACCGAAACCATTAAATCCCCAATTAaacacaaatttattaaaacctaTTGTGAGACCAAATCAAGATAAAAATGAAAGGCCAATAGATATAGGTCGTGGTGACATCGGACCTGAAGATTCTGATTTAACCTCAGTCATACCCCAATCAAATAAACCTAACAAAACACCAAATGAAATAGATTCTTTAAGTTTAACTCGAAATTTAAACGTACAATCGGCTGACTCAAATAGTGacaagaataaatttaatatgctaaattataaagaattaaaaatagtacaagacttactaaaaaaaattgaaagtgAAGATTCTGATGAGATTGTAACTACTACAAGCACAACAATTTCACCAATCCCAACAATTTCAACTAACATTGATGAAAGTATATTAGCAGacttaaatgaaaatgaagaaaaattagTACAAGCTATTAAcaataagtttatatttaatcagAATAAGAAACGCATTTCTACACCTTTTACACCAACAagagatatttataaagagCAATCGAGAAATAAGGAAGAATTTGAACACAATACCCATAACAATCCAATGTCTTATCATAACGACTattatcaaacaaatatcaacAAAGAATTGGATCAAAAAAATGCAGACTACGAACCTGAAGAACAACAAAATATGCAGCAGCACTTTGAAGATTTTCAGCAAACACAGGAATTACAAAATCCAAGCCAATTAGAAAACTTTGAACAGCAACATCAAAGTGATTGGAATTCTGAAAATAATCTTGCCCAATCTTTAGACCaacaattattacatttaggggaagtctcacgaaagtttaatgAGAAACAGAtaaatgaagaaataaaagaaattgaagCAACAcagcaaattaaaataaatgatttaacaCCTCCAGAGCCAGAGACAGAGACACAAAAGCAAGGGTTTTGGCAGtcagtaaataataaactaacaaaTGCTAAAAAGAAAGTAATGTCATGGTTCTCTTAA
- the LOC106714014 gene encoding uncharacterized protein LOC106714014: MLIFKCALIVLSSTYIFSLCLQVAKETNSLDTGLAFLYVASGAIAGKIIYDRYQQIHVLGSLTPNPNVTSFANRIATFSASFLSLGFLAYLLLFLFKVDSHCLIALNIFICAFGTLYLWVQCVLTTYISTLFYDKNLLILRQCLANLSFLLLVLMAIFGTITSFLTEDGSSGFRVCLIITYLCSYSLTAIFCIFLISFQKEYEYFAVGLRSELLLDDACSLNNASVSEVDGVFRTQDMLSSAIVIKGSITCAKVS, from the exons atgttgatttttaaatgtgcACTCATTGTTCTATCgtctacatacattttttc CCTTTGTTTACAAGTGGCAAAGGAAACGAACTCTCTAGATACTGGCCTTGCTTTTTTGTATGTGGCCAGCGGAGCAATAG CTGGGAAAATCATCTATGACAGATACCAGCAAATTCATGTATTAGGTTCACTAACACCAAATCCCAATGTGACCTCCTTTGCCAATAGGATTGCTACATTTTCAGCCTCATTCCTGTCTCTGGGCTTCCTAGCATATCTTTTACTATTTCTGTTCAAG GTGGATAGCCATTGCTTAATAgccttaaatatatttatatgtgcTTTCGGCACTTTGTACTTATGGGTACag TGTGTTCTAACAACATATAtatctacattattttatgacaaaaactTGTTAATACTTCGACAATGTCTTGCCAATTTGAGCTTCCTTTTATTAGTACTAATGGCTATTTTTGGAACTATAACATCTTTCTTGACGGAAg ATGGTTCCAGTGGCTTCCGCGTTTGTCTCATCATCACATATCTATGCAGTTACTCGTTAACAGCTATTTTCtgcatatttttaatctctTTCCAGAAAGAATACGAGTACTTTGCTGTA ggcCTACGATCCGAATTATTACTTGATGACGCATGTTCATTGAATAATGCGTCAGTCTCCGAAGTAGATGGTGTGTTTAGGACACAAGATATGCTCTCCAGTGCAATCGTAATAAAGGGGAGTATAACTTGTGCAAAGGTCTCTTGA
- the LOC123721385 gene encoding uncharacterized protein LOC123721385 produces the protein MSSEENDDSFNASVYNNNNLNITNNIDGVIKKCLTNESHSAMHWNEIPCCSKDVINSNVREDVYRLKSTDILNDNKIINSEFIVIDLTCDVDDVRESKFGQEVIGTNVFNVDCDNASILSVESSRSLVPVVKNEIVVSENQKLVSLSLSILLAAILQAMRCFAQFLEDIVVPQRQ, from the coding sequence ATGTCATCAGAAGAAAATGATGACTCTTTTAACGCGAgtgtttacaataataataatttaaatatcactaATAATATCGATGGAGTAATAAAGAAGTGCCTAACGAACGAATCTCATAGTGCTATGCATTGGAATGAAATTCCTTGTTGTTCAAAAGATGTGATTAATAGTAATGTTAGGGAAGACGTGTACAGGTTGAAGTCCACTGATATAttgaatgataataaaataattaattctgaaTTTATAGTTATAGATTTGACATGTGATGTCGATGATGTGCGTGAATCTAAGTTCGGTCAGGAAGTGATAGGTACAAATGTGTTTAACGTCGATTGTGATAATGCAAGCATTCTTAGTGTAGAGTCGAGTCGGAGTTTAGTTCCTGTCGTCAAAAACGAAATAGTCGTATCGGAGAATCAGAAGTTGGTGAGCCTTTCCCTCTCTATACTTCTGGCGGCGATATTACAAGCGATGAGATGCTTCGCCCAGTTTCTGGAGGACATAGTTGTACCACAGCGGCAATAA